One Triticum dicoccoides isolate Atlit2015 ecotype Zavitan chromosome 5B, WEW_v2.0, whole genome shotgun sequence genomic window carries:
- the LOC119308293 gene encoding protein trichome birefringence-like 11 — translation MVGSPTKRLARRVMRRPLEKAGMVGLAVVATATAALLLLVCAASLRCSAAVDYALAAPRRLWSGGVSIAAEASPSPSAERGRGAVKKTAAAAAMVVGEECDLFNGSWVWDDTYPLYESKDCPFLDVGFRCSENGRPDASYVKWRWQPSRCDLPRFDAKFMLEKLRNRRVVFVGDSIGRNQWESLLCLLSSAVPNKKSIYEINGSPITKHMGFLIFKFSDYNCTVEYYRSPFIVLQGHAPAGAPKVVKYTVRVDAMDWMSGRGKWSSADILIFNTGHWWNYEKTIRGGAYFQEGSEVKMEMTVIDAYQKSIRTLFNWLHKEVNTSKTHVIFRTYAPVHFRGGDWRSGGSCHLETLPDATPVKSLEQWADMLQPVHNFLGSSIRPKLPGLAILNVTQMTAQRKDGHLSVYLSPSGPVPLHRQDCSHWCLPGVPDTWNELLYAVFMKRQTMMDQNVSSLAGSTTLNTG, via the exons atGGTGGGGTCGCCCACCAAGCGGCTGGCGCGGCGGGTGATGAGGAGGCCGCTGGAGAAGGCCGGGATGGTGGGGCTCGCCGTGGTGGCCACGGCCACCGCAGCGCTTCTGCTGCTCGTCTGCGCCGCCTCGCTCCGCTGCTCCGCCGCCGTCGACTACGCGCTCGCGGCGCCCAGGAGGCTCTGGAGCGGCGGGGTCTCCATCGCGGCCGaggcgtcgccgtcgccgtcggcgGAGAGGGGGCGCGGCGCCGTTAAgaagacagcggcggcggcggcgatggtggtagGGGAGGAGTGCGACCTGTTCAACGGGAGTTGGGTGTGGGACGACACCTACCCGCTCTACGAGTCCAAGGACTGCCCCTTCTTAGACGTCGGGTTCCGGTGCTCGGAAAACGGCCGGCCGGACGCTTCCTATGTCAAATGGCGGTGGCAGCCGTCGCGCTGCGATCTACCCAG ATTCGATGCCAAATTTATGCTCGAGAAGCTACGGAATAGAAGGGTGGTATTTGTTGGTGATTCAATTGGAAGGAACCAATGGGAGTCTCTGCTTTGTTTGCTCTCTAGTGCTGTTCCTAACAAGAAGTCCATCTATGAAATTAATGGGagtcccatcacaaagcacatgggTTTCTTGATTTTCAAGTTTAGCGACTACAATTGCACTGTGGAGTATTACAGATCTCCTTTTATAGTCCTTCAAGGCCATGCACCAGCTGGAGCCCCTAAGGTTGTTAAGTACACAGTTAGGGTGGATGCCATGGATTGGATGTCGGGCCGCGGTAAGTGGAGCAGTGCTGATATTTTGATCTTTAATACTGGGCATTGGTGGAACTACGAGAAAACTATCAGAGG GGGTGCCTATTTCCAAGAAGGGAGTGAGGTCAAGATGGAGATGACTGTTATTGATGCGTACCAAAAATCAATACGAACACTATTCAATTGGCTTCACAAAGAAGTTAACACAAGCAAGACCCACGTCATCTTCCGTACTTATGCTCCTGTGCACTTCAG AGGTGGTGACTGGCGGAGTGGAGGGAGTTGCCACTTGGAAACTCTTCCTGATGCGACACCAGTTAAATCACTGGAGCAATGGGCTGACATGCTTCAACCTGTGCATAATTTTCTTGGGAGCAGCATCAGACCCAAGCTGCCTGGGTTAGCTATATTGAACGTGACACAGATGACAGCGCAGCGAAAAGATGGTCACCTCTCAGTATACCTCAGCCCTTCAGGGCCTGTCCCTCTGCACAGGCAGGATTGCAGCCATTGGTGCTTGCCTGGAGTTCCTGATACCTGGAACGAGCTTCTGTACGCTGTCTTCATGAAAAGGCAAACGATGATGGACCAAAATGTTTCTTCTCTTGCTGGCTCAACAACACTGAACACAGGCTGA